In Flavivirga abyssicola, the following are encoded in one genomic region:
- a CDS encoding SusD/RagB family nutrient-binding outer membrane lipoprotein, translated as MKKLIFLLSSFLILSGCTKDFEAINTNPNNQEKASESLLLPTIIFDLSNTLVNQTYAFGDVISQYAANYEFNDIDIYRWQGDDRFWSPMYGILQDISDLKNIAKTNENVNYESIALILEAYIFSIITDSYGDVPMSEANKTSEGLISPIYDKQEDIYNALLNKLEEANMLINTSETVTGDILYGGDMLKWKKFANSLKLRLLIHTSNVQNIATDINTIINDSNTYPIFESNDDNAIYKYSGNFPDISDVSQVGGGRGYEYFLRIPTTHFINLLNDNNDPRLELWVSPKEGTNDRTLGTAPGQSLSDIGRPNELSRRSTEFFESATKIQGIFMTYSELNFILAEVRENGIINLGTAEEYYNTAVTASFNQWEVTIPDNFLSATVSYDNTTERLYEQKWLALYHTSMETWFDWKRTGKPNFIQAGSGNINSNKVPVRLQYPNLEQSVNTTNYNKASADMGGDTINASSWWW; from the coding sequence ATGAAAAAATTAATATTTCTACTGTCATCATTCCTTATTTTAAGTGGATGTACTAAAGATTTTGAAGCAATAAATACCAATCCTAATAATCAGGAAAAAGCAAGTGAAAGCTTATTATTACCAACCATAATATTTGATTTGTCGAATACTCTCGTCAATCAAACTTATGCCTTTGGAGATGTCATTAGTCAGTATGCCGCAAACTACGAGTTTAATGATATAGATATTTATCGTTGGCAGGGAGATGACAGGTTTTGGTCTCCTATGTATGGAATATTGCAAGATATTAGTGACCTAAAAAACATCGCGAAAACTAATGAAAATGTAAACTATGAGTCCATAGCTTTAATTTTAGAAGCCTATATTTTTAGTATAATAACAGATAGTTATGGAGATGTTCCAATGTCTGAAGCTAATAAAACTTCAGAAGGGCTAATTTCTCCAATTTACGATAAACAAGAAGACATTTACAATGCGTTATTAAATAAATTAGAAGAAGCCAACATGCTTATAAACACCTCTGAAACTGTTACCGGAGACATTCTTTATGGAGGCGATATGTTAAAATGGAAAAAGTTTGCTAATTCATTGAAATTGCGTTTGCTTATACACACCAGTAATGTTCAAAATATTGCTACAGATATAAATACTATTATTAATGATAGCAATACATATCCTATATTTGAATCTAATGATGACAATGCTATCTATAAGTATAGTGGGAATTTCCCGGATATTTCTGATGTTTCCCAAGTTGGAGGCGGTAGAGGTTATGAATATTTTTTACGCATCCCTACAACTCACTTTATTAATCTTCTTAATGATAATAACGATCCCCGATTAGAATTATGGGTAAGTCCAAAAGAAGGCACTAACGATAGAACATTAGGAACAGCTCCCGGTCAATCATTAAGTGATATAGGTAGACCGAATGAATTAAGTAGACGTTCAACAGAATTTTTTGAAAGCGCTACCAAAATACAGGGTATCTTTATGACGTATAGTGAATTAAATTTTATTTTGGCTGAAGTCAGAGAAAATGGGATTATTAATTTAGGTACAGCCGAAGAATACTATAACACTGCTGTAACTGCTTCTTTCAATCAGTGGGAAGTTACTATCCCAGACAATTTCTTAAGTGCAACAGTATCTTATGATAATACTACCGAAAGACTCTATGAGCAAAAATGGTTGGCGTTATATCATACAAGTATGGAAACCTGGTTTGATTGGAAACGCACAGGTAAACCAAATTTTATTCAAGCAGGTTCTGGTAATATTAATAGCAATAAAGTTCCTGTTCGCTTACAATATCCAAATCTGGAACAGTCAGTGAATACGACCAACTATAATAAGGCTTCTGCCGATATGGGAGGAGATACCATTAATGCCTCTTCTTGGTGGTGGTAA